A genomic window from Methanobrevibacter sp. TLL-48-HuF1 includes:
- a CDS encoding LemA family protein, which translates to MDTTMIILVVIIIIILAIVLYLISGYNGLVNARNRVKNSYSQIDVQLKRRNDLIPNLVETVKGYASHEKGVFENVTKARSGLMNASSVKEVSEANNALTGALTSLFAIAENYPELKADQNFKELQSEITETEDKISYSRQFYNDAVLMYNNKCEQFPSNIIAGMFNFKEADFFEIASGEREAPKVQF; encoded by the coding sequence ATGGATACAACCATGATTATTTTAGTAGTAATTATAATAATCATACTTGCTATTGTGTTATATCTTATTAGTGGATATAATGGCCTTGTTAATGCAAGAAACAGAGTTAAAAACAGTTATTCTCAAATTGATGTTCAGCTCAAAAGGAGAAATGACTTAATACCAAATCTTGTTGAAACTGTTAAAGGTTATGCAAGTCATGAAAAAGGAGTATTTGAAAATGTAACCAAAGCAAGAAGCGGTTTGATGAATGCCAGCAGCGTTAAAGAAGTTAGTGAAGCTAACAATGCTTTAACAGGTGCATTAACATCATTATTCGCTATTGCTGAAAATTATCCTGAATTAAAAGCTGATCAGAATTTCAAAGAATTACAATCAGAGATAACAGAAACTGAAGATAAAATCTCTTACTCAAGACAATTCTATAATGATGCTGTTTTAATGTACAATAACAAATGCGAACAGTTTCCAAGCAATATTATTGCAGGAATGTTTAATTTTAAAGAAGCTGACTTTTTTGAAATAGCCAGTGGTGAGAGAGAAGCACCTAAAGTGCAATTTTAA
- a CDS encoding transposase: protein MYSQAARGPKHDTTFAIASIRSLKKHKPEYVIADKAYDTEKIRECINKEIKASDQIPLKSNFRHGWYRRLSQKTFNKEIYSLRNNVESVFSVIKRKLNGNNKSKSTRLQNKETRLKTTIYNILQSIKIEK, encoded by the coding sequence TTGTATTCACAAGCAGCAAGAGGACCTAAACACGATACAACCTTTGCAATAGCATCCATTAGAAGTTTAAAAAAACATAAACCGGAATATGTAATAGCAGACAAAGCATATGACACAGAAAAAATAAGGGAATGCATAAACAAAGAAATAAAAGCATCCGACCAAATACCACTCAAATCCAACTTCAGACACGGTTGGTACAGACGATTAAGCCAAAAAACATTCAACAAAGAAATATACTCACTAAGAAACAATGTAGAAAGCGTATTTAGTGTTATAAAAAGAAAATTAAACGGAAACAACAAAAGTAAAAGTACAAGACTACAAAACAAAGAAACAAGACTCAAAACAACAATTTACAATATTCTTCAATCAATCAAAATAGAAAAATAG
- a CDS encoding DUF2207 domain-containing protein — MVNKKIITIFLLLFLITSTVSCVYADDDDRSYSITQALVDIVVDTNGMLHINETFDYSFDGTFNGVYRDIPLKDGESISNIHVSAEGAYTKVEQHQEDGTQHIKIYLYSDAAKTQPISDTNVKVHISYDMKNVVTVYQDTASLQYQLWGDQWAVGVDELITTIHLPNDNGNEYWLNPTKYTKTSSLDGNTITSTSNYIDSGNFYEIEVLMPENDFENSPNAIHIDKTAKKEIEQRYNDYQANEKMWDNIGSLIGILFIISPVIPFFIYRKYGVEPKVNYEGIYERDLPSNDPPAVVNALIQKRDNIGTPDLKGFEATIMDLINRKIFKIKSNEEKHLIIELDETNYSSLTLDEKDVFDIFKTIAKDNLLDLSNVKDYLSDEHNAEWFNNRIKSWKNDVVYEHLSKSRLKQFFNNKGNKIALYYSIACIIIGVLFAALFYMVTGLNTTGGIIGLIGSVFLFISGFVIYILPEDIFGQWTKEGRVYMLKWKNFKKFLSDNSLMKEHPPESIVIWNQYLVYATALGVADKVYESMKLHVGEGNIDDDYLDSYYYYGTGYYMMHTAIDTGIQTANANTDSSGFGDIGGGSGGGGGGAF; from the coding sequence ATGGTTAATAAAAAGATAATAACCATCTTCCTTCTACTTTTTTTAATAACATCAACAGTCTCCTGCGTTTATGCAGATGACGATGACAGAAGCTATTCCATTACACAGGCACTTGTAGACATTGTAGTTGATACAAATGGAATGCTTCATATAAATGAAACCTTTGACTATTCCTTTGACGGAACATTTAATGGAGTTTATAGAGATATTCCCCTAAAAGATGGAGAAAGTATTTCAAATATTCATGTATCAGCAGAAGGTGCCTATACAAAAGTAGAGCAACATCAGGAAGATGGAACTCAGCATATAAAAATTTATTTATATTCAGATGCTGCCAAAACCCAGCCAATAAGTGATACAAATGTTAAAGTCCATATCAGCTATGATATGAAAAATGTAGTGACTGTTTATCAGGATACTGCATCCCTGCAATATCAGCTTTGGGGAGACCAATGGGCAGTTGGAGTTGATGAATTAATAACAACTATACATTTACCTAATGATAACGGTAATGAGTACTGGTTAAATCCTACAAAATATACCAAAACCAGCTCATTAGATGGAAATACAATAACTTCAACCAGCAATTACATAGATTCCGGAAACTTTTACGAAATTGAAGTTTTAATGCCTGAAAACGACTTTGAAAACTCACCAAATGCAATCCATATTGATAAAACGGCTAAAAAAGAAATAGAACAACGCTACAATGATTATCAGGCAAATGAAAAGATGTGGGATAATATCGGATCACTTATCGGAATACTGTTTATTATAAGTCCAGTAATTCCATTTTTTATTTACCGCAAATATGGCGTGGAACCTAAAGTGAATTATGAAGGAATTTATGAAAGGGATCTTCCAAGTAACGACCCTCCAGCTGTAGTTAATGCATTAATCCAAAAAAGAGACAATATTGGAACTCCAGATTTAAAAGGATTTGAAGCTACAATAATGGATTTAATCAATCGTAAAATATTTAAAATTAAATCAAATGAAGAAAAACATCTAATCATAGAATTAGATGAAACAAACTACAGCAGCTTAACATTAGATGAAAAAGATGTTTTCGATATCTTCAAAACAATAGCTAAAGATAATCTCTTGGATTTAAGTAATGTCAAAGATTACTTATCTGATGAACATAATGCAGAATGGTTCAATAACAGAATCAAATCCTGGAAAAATGATGTTGTCTACGAACATTTATCAAAATCCAGATTAAAGCAATTCTTTAATAATAAAGGAAATAAAATAGCTCTTTACTATTCAATAGCCTGCATAATTATTGGAGTTCTGTTTGCTGCATTATTCTATATGGTAACTGGTTTAAATACAACAGGAGGAATAATCGGACTTATAGGATCAGTATTTTTATTCATTTCTGGATTTGTGATTTACATATTGCCTGAAGATATCTTTGGGCAATGGACAAAAGAAGGCAGAGTATATATGCTAAAGTGGAAAAACTTTAAGAAGTTTTTAAGCGACAATAGTTTAATGAAAGAACACCCTCCGGAATCAATAGTTATATGGAATCAATACCTTGTATATGCAACAGCTCTTGGAGTAGCTGATAAGGTTTACGAATCCATGAAACTCCATGTTGGTGAAGGAAACATTGATGACGATTATCTTGATTCATACTATTATTATGGAACAGGATATTACATGATGCATACTGCAATAGATACAGGAATACAAACAGCAAATGCAAATACTGACAGCTCCGGCTTTGGTGACATTGGTGGAGGTTCCGGTGGAGGAGGTGGAGGGGCATTTTAG
- a CDS encoding UvrD-helicase domain-containing protein: MVMECPICSKVLNNEEICPYCGTNINEDIFVDFTSFQKLKNSFSGTFGKGLSKSDKKDLNEFLLNNESKIADFISKYQSSFENLVLDIPAIKEENKSIYEMICKLTDYFEEKKFNLSINQRKSCYTFKRIYDELADIIPKKNNEYCINTFDSIKLNLEKLNDFFSVSIPNERISKDKLSYKNQFKDNYDLIKPIKDYALNNSDVFNEFQEEIISNFISNFDNFNQNVDDLNNNYDMDQKLNLIIKLSSEISRSNNLDELLKEKENYKGLYNLAIEMLDDNESFYYLKNKIELNRNNLHNFKKAYKKLNSKIKLLRSENWIKDNFNILESIKNYETKFPKEFIDNFKFKELCSDFKMVLVNVDCILNNDINISNQYKNLLNDFIKYYMKFPYIVEESNCYFKINSKTANFNNIKHFKSEILHKFENNLSFKYDCIKNDYELLDNKLDDAIYVDDNWSNLVYFNGLKKSSSIKITDKKSFEKKYADLNEKVINVQEFITDDNKIDIDDFIFNFSHIAEYIDEINFHYELNSYLIKINKIEQVCELDDLVNQLLEFKEAYIYSKDAIANFSKWLSKKNEEILIDFIDYYDSLDAKIQEKRKEQIKKWLNDNRSDFVRFNALRDSEITGHLDADVIREDYKQLYGVCLDLNWDLLDIDDFKLVNEFKSNYEGIDAIVSYLNNRFDIKDFLGSVSGFVLGSSVDVLEKQKEDFKVFFDKCDSFVSRVSDDLLESEKVKINEFKDVYSSIDGKIYKIKVHNWLDFNKNKLADFNNEMSEEISAFILDDDVEDLKKQTEGLYNKIVEFRDNCPFLSQDEVVSSFVYNFENLDDIIADKNCKFRIKQILNEVNKRDFENGSPEFLEKQKELFSKYYVISKRIIDSFDDKITDSQKDEFLKFIEEYGNLDNEICNLRIASFFNKHLKEINEFILFTKGTKKYEISDRNRDDCKKGVNYLYDILLKIRDVFNQNPNIKQNRKNLTLEFIEIYENFENIVQRINYQTWFSNNLNDINNFIGIKSKTITSYIFEEEKDTLKASEDCYNKLNEIVDFHNNVFPSNLDLDIICEFIEDYDNYDDIITRLNVEFFFKDNYEIILWGASLNNVNPFYFIKNEEKERYKISIQKIYSNLTKVKQYCVKKHIFSDDKLDLMEDVIRNYENIDDLVIRWNVSYYLNAVVKKFAKIGEYAPDNYFSHNWKEKLLLWHKNAIPKVKKFKEDYAEYISSEDEKFFEKFYNKPQTFEMDTKQANELYINQELNDNSDLFDDLDGKSLDSQQRNAIVVDEDAVRVIAGAGSGKTFTIQGKVRYLTEKRDVDPSEILAISFSNASVNDLEERIAEPIDIKTFHKVGKDILTQYNQYSRQDTSALKRIIKRYLTKKALKSEDISKKLIEFFSFYINVPPSEEDIKYEGDLLDWQEGVDFSTLKRRFKNKQRETLNNEIVRSYEELYIANFLFIHGINYTYEKIYSYPNKNFEREFNKFKEFLFSFDEEIPDELKNDIAKGLLNLTDICEEYEIKDYFPDFYLNDYNIYIEHFGLNRNCENHLIGGKSSEEYVKEMEWKRKVHKKYETTLIETFSYYQSENRLLTRLAEKLQAQGVEFNEIDYRQVYAILLENKTIKEWEDFIVLLKTFIELFKGNNYDGDKFKEFYEYVDGFKSSFSKDRTIAFLKIVEEIYNDYEAYLLKIKKIDFNDMINKASDCIVKNGLNLPYKYIIVDEYQDTSFTRYNLLRNICDNIGAKIMVVGDDWQSIYSFSGCDVNIFTKFDNFFDVCETRYVEKTYRNSQQLIDASSNFVMKNPDQSRKELKSSKSLECPIKIVKFDNDFDEILKFELIIKNIINQSKFENKKILILGRNNKDIFNLLKNFNVKNEDGKRKFEILGDEDKLRRDKFVKIVYRYNPDVNIEYRTVHQSKGLECDNVILINLKNWKAGFPNKMVDDPVLNFVKRNGDSFSYAEERRLFYVALTRTKNNVYLLAPYFKSSVFIQELENDVNVELLNLENNKLETLKNIEKNGERYAIPTKLKCPVCKTGIVLLESFWNNGKLNRVLKCSHNMAPPFNRCNWKGGYYGSELKDLDDIKHCPNCDGILIKRRRHSDGHPFLGCTNFKETGCRGKSKLEYIGKNCPKCSKPLVKRHNGEDNSLFIGCSGFPKCRHTEPFEEK, translated from the coding sequence ATGGTTATGGAGTGTCCAATATGTTCTAAAGTTTTAAATAATGAAGAAATTTGCCCATATTGTGGAACTAATATTAATGAGGATATTTTTGTTGATTTTACATCATTTCAAAAACTTAAAAATTCATTTTCAGGTACTTTCGGTAAAGGTTTGTCTAAAAGCGATAAAAAAGATTTAAATGAATTTTTATTAAATAATGAAAGCAAAATAGCTGATTTTATAAGTAAATATCAGAGTTCTTTTGAAAATTTGGTTTTGGATATTCCAGCTATTAAGGAAGAAAATAAGTCTATTTATGAAATGATTTGTAAATTAACTGATTATTTTGAAGAAAAGAAGTTTAATTTATCTATAAATCAAAGAAAGTCTTGTTATACATTTAAAAGAATTTATGATGAATTAGCAGATATTATTCCTAAAAAGAATAATGAATACTGTATTAATACATTTGACAGCATTAAATTAAATTTAGAAAAGTTAAATGATTTTTTTTCAGTTTCAATTCCTAATGAACGCATTTCTAAAGATAAATTATCTTATAAAAATCAGTTTAAAGATAATTATGATTTAATTAAGCCAATTAAAGATTATGCTTTAAATAATTCAGATGTTTTTAATGAATTTCAGGAGGAAATTATATCTAATTTTATTTCAAATTTCGATAACTTTAACCAGAATGTAGATGATTTAAACAATAATTATGATATGGACCAAAAGTTAAATTTAATAATAAAATTATCTTCTGAAATTTCAAGGTCCAATAATCTTGATGAGCTTCTAAAAGAAAAAGAAAATTATAAAGGGCTTTATAATTTAGCTATTGAAATGCTTGATGATAATGAGTCATTTTATTATTTAAAAAATAAGATTGAACTTAACAGAAATAATTTACACAATTTCAAAAAGGCTTATAAAAAATTAAACAGTAAAATAAAATTGCTTCGATCTGAAAATTGGATTAAAGATAATTTTAACATATTGGAATCTATAAAAAATTATGAAACTAAATTTCCTAAAGAGTTTATAGATAATTTTAAATTTAAAGAATTATGCTCTGATTTTAAAATGGTCCTAGTTAATGTAGATTGTATCCTGAATAATGATATTAATATTAGCAATCAATATAAAAATTTATTAAATGATTTTATAAAATATTATATGAAATTTCCATATATTGTTGAAGAATCTAATTGTTATTTTAAAATTAATAGTAAAACAGCTAATTTTAACAATATTAAACATTTCAAATCAGAAATTTTGCATAAATTTGAAAATAATTTATCGTTTAAGTATGATTGTATAAAAAATGATTATGAATTATTGGATAATAAACTTGATGATGCCATATATGTTGATGATAATTGGAGTAATTTAGTTTATTTCAATGGCTTAAAAAAGTCTTCCAGTATAAAAATAACTGACAAAAAGAGTTTTGAGAAAAAATATGCTGATTTGAATGAAAAAGTTATTAATGTTCAGGAGTTTATAACTGATGATAATAAAATAGACATTGATGATTTTATTTTTAATTTTTCACATATTGCAGAGTATATTGATGAAATTAATTTTCATTATGAGTTAAATTCATATCTGATTAAAATTAATAAAATTGAGCAGGTTTGTGAGTTAGATGATCTTGTAAATCAGCTATTGGAATTTAAGGAAGCTTATATTTATTCAAAAGATGCAATTGCCAATTTTTCAAAATGGTTATCTAAAAAGAATGAAGAAATATTGATTGATTTTATAGATTATTATGATTCTTTAGATGCTAAGATTCAAGAGAAGAGGAAAGAACAGATTAAGAAGTGGTTGAATGATAATAGAAGTGATTTTGTTAGGTTTAATGCTTTGAGGGATTCTGAGATTACTGGTCATCTTGATGCTGATGTAATTAGGGAAGATTATAAGCAGTTGTATGGTGTCTGTCTTGATTTAAATTGGGATTTACTTGATATTGATGATTTTAAGTTAGTTAATGAATTTAAATCTAATTATGAGGGTATTGATGCTATTGTTTCTTATTTGAATAATCGTTTTGATATTAAAGATTTTTTAGGTTCTGTTTCTGGTTTTGTTTTAGGTAGTTCTGTTGATGTTTTGGAAAAGCAGAAGGAAGATTTTAAAGTTTTCTTTGATAAATGTGATTCTTTTGTTTCACGTGTTAGTGATGATTTGTTAGAGTCTGAAAAAGTTAAGATTAATGAGTTTAAGGATGTTTATTCTTCTATTGATGGTAAAATTTATAAAATTAAAGTTCATAACTGGTTGGATTTTAATAAAAATAAATTAGCAGATTTTAATAATGAAATGAGTGAAGAAATTTCTGCTTTTATTTTGGATGATGATGTTGAAGATTTAAAAAAGCAAACTGAAGGTTTGTATAATAAGATTGTTGAATTTAGAGATAATTGTCCTTTTTTATCTCAGGATGAGGTTGTGTCTTCTTTTGTTTATAATTTTGAAAATTTAGATGATATAATTGCTGATAAGAATTGTAAATTTAGGATTAAACAAATTTTAAACGAAGTAAATAAGAGAGATTTTGAAAATGGTTCTCCTGAGTTTTTGGAAAAACAAAAAGAGCTGTTTTCTAAGTATTATGTTATTTCCAAAAGAATCATTGATTCATTTGATGATAAAATTACTGATTCTCAAAAAGATGAATTTTTAAAGTTTATTGAAGAATATGGTAATTTAGATAATGAAATTTGTAATTTGAGAATAGCTTCTTTTTTTAATAAACATTTAAAAGAAATTAATGAATTTATTCTGTTTACAAAAGGAACTAAAAAATATGAAATTTCTGATAGGAACAGAGATGATTGTAAAAAAGGGGTTAATTATCTTTATGATATTCTTTTAAAAATTAGAGATGTTTTTAACCAAAATCCCAATATTAAACAAAATAGGAAAAATTTAACATTGGAATTCATTGAAATATATGAAAATTTCGAGAATATAGTTCAAAGAATTAATTATCAGACATGGTTTTCTAATAATTTAAATGATATTAACAATTTCATAGGTATAAAATCTAAAACTATCACTTCTTATATATTTGAAGAAGAAAAAGACACTTTAAAAGCATCTGAAGACTGTTATAATAAATTAAATGAAATAGTTGATTTTCATAATAATGTATTTCCATCAAATCTTGATTTAGATATTATATGTGAATTTATTGAGGATTATGATAATTATGATGATATAATTACCAGATTAAATGTTGAGTTTTTCTTTAAGGATAATTATGAAATTATTTTGTGGGGTGCATCTTTGAATAATGTTAATCCTTTTTATTTTATAAAAAATGAAGAAAAGGAAAGGTATAAAATATCTATTCAAAAAATTTATTCAAATTTAACTAAAGTTAAACAGTATTGTGTCAAAAAACATATTTTCAGCGATGATAAACTTGATTTGATGGAAGATGTTATCAGAAACTATGAGAATATTGATGATTTGGTAATTAGATGGAATGTAAGTTACTATTTAAATGCTGTTGTTAAAAAATTTGCTAAAATCGGAGAATATGCTCCGGATAATTATTTTTCTCATAACTGGAAAGAGAAATTGTTGCTTTGGCATAAAAACGCAATTCCTAAAGTTAAAAAATTTAAAGAAGATTATGCAGAATACATTTCTTCAGAAGATGAAAAATTTTTTGAAAAATTTTATAATAAACCTCAAACTTTTGAAATGGACACTAAACAAGCTAATGAATTGTATATAAATCAGGAATTAAACGACAACTCTGATTTATTTGATGATTTAGATGGAAAATCATTAGATTCTCAACAAAGAAACGCTATTGTTGTTGATGAAGATGCAGTAAGAGTTATTGCAGGTGCTGGAAGCGGTAAGACATTTACAATTCAAGGTAAAGTTAGATATTTAACTGAAAAAAGAGATGTTGATCCTAGTGAGATTTTAGCAATTTCATTTTCCAATGCATCTGTTAATGATTTGGAAGAAAGAATTGCTGAACCGATTGATATTAAAACATTTCATAAAGTTGGAAAAGATATTTTAACACAGTATAATCAGTATTCTAGACAGGATACTTCTGCTCTTAAACGTATTATTAAAAGATATTTAACTAAAAAAGCATTGAAAAGTGAGGATATAAGTAAAAAGTTAATTGAATTTTTCAGTTTTTATATAAATGTCCCTCCATCTGAAGAGGATATTAAATATGAAGGGGATTTGCTTGACTGGCAGGAAGGAGTAGATTTCTCAACATTAAAAAGACGGTTTAAAAATAAACAGAGGGAAACATTAAACAATGAGATTGTAAGAAGTTATGAAGAGTTATATATAGCTAATTTCCTGTTTATTCATGGAATTAATTATACTTATGAAAAGATTTATTCATATCCTAATAAAAACTTTGAAAGAGAATTTAATAAATTTAAAGAATTTTTATTTTCTTTTGATGAAGAGATTCCTGATGAATTAAAAAATGATATTGCAAAGGGTTTGCTTAATTTAACAGATATCTGTGAGGAATATGAAATTAAAGATTATTTTCCTGATTTTTACTTGAATGATTATAATATTTATATAGAACATTTTGGATTAAACCGTAACTGTGAAAATCATTTAATTGGTGGAAAATCATCTGAAGAATACGTTAAAGAAATGGAATGGAAAAGGAAAGTACATAAAAAATATGAAACTACTTTAATTGAAACTTTTTCATATTATCAATCAGAAAACAGATTGTTAACACGTTTGGCAGAAAAATTACAAGCTCAAGGTGTTGAATTTAATGAAATTGATTATAGGCAAGTTTATGCAATATTATTGGAAAATAAAACTATAAAAGAATGGGAAGATTTCATTGTATTGTTAAAGACATTTATTGAGTTATTTAAAGGAAACAATTATGATGGAGATAAATTTAAAGAATTCTATGAATATGTTGATGGATTTAAAAGTAGTTTTTCAAAAGATAGGACAATAGCATTTTTAAAAATTGTTGAAGAGATTTACAATGACTATGAAGCATATTTATTAAAAATTAAAAAAATTGATTTTAATGATATGATTAATAAAGCTAGTGATTGTATTGTGAAAAATGGGTTGAATTTACCTTATAAATATATAATTGTTGATGAATATCAGGACACTTCATTTACTAGATATAATTTGTTAAGAAATATCTGTGATAATATTGGTGCCAAGATAATGGTTGTAGGTGATGATTGGCAATCTATTTACAGTTTCAGCGGTTGTGATGTAAATATTTTTACCAAATTTGATAATTTCTTTGATGTTTGTGAAACCCGATATGTTGAAAAAACATACAGGAATTCTCAACAGTTAATTGATGCTTCAAGTAACTTTGTAATGAAAAATCCCGATCAATCTAGAAAGGAATTAAAATCTTCTAAATCATTGGAATGTCCAATTAAAATTGTTAAGTTTGATAATGATTTTGATGAAATATTAAAATTCGAATTGATAATAAAAAATATCATAAATCAATCAAAGTTTGAAAACAAAAAGATTCTGATTTTAGGTAGGAATAATAAGGACATATTTAATTTGCTGAAGAATTTCAATGTAAAAAATGAAGACGGAAAAAGAAAATTTGAAATTTTGGGAGATGAAGATAAATTAAGAAGAGATAAATTTGTAAAAATTGTTTATAGGTATAATCCGGATGTTAACATTGAATATCGTACTGTTCATCAGTCTAAAGGTTTAGAATGTGATAATGTAATTTTGATAAATTTGAAAAATTGGAAGGCAGGTTTTCCAAATAAAATGGTTGATGATCCTGTTTTAAATTTTGTTAAAAGGAATGGGGATTCTTTTAGTTATGCTGAAGAAAGAAGATTGTTTTATGTTGCATTAACTAGAACAAAAAACAATGTTTATCTGTTAGCTCCTTATTTTAAAAGTTCTGTTTTCATTCAGGAGCTGGAAAATGATGTAAATGTTGAATTGCTTAATTTGGAAAATAATAAGCTTGAAACTCTTAAAAATATTGAAAAAAATGGTGAACGTTATGCGATTCCAACTAAATTAAAATGTCCTGTTTGTAAAACAGGTATAGTTTTGCTGGAATCTTTTTGGAATAATGGTAAACTTAATAGGGTCCTTAAATGTTCTCATAATATGGCACCTCCATTTAATCGATGTAATTGGAAAGGGGGTTATTATGGAAGTGAACTTAAGGATTTAGATGATATAAAACATTGTCCGAACTGTGATGGAATACTTATAAAACGTCGCAGACATAGTGACGGGCATCCATTTTTAGGATGTACAAATTTTAAAGAAACAGGATGTAGGGGAAAAAGTAAACTTGAGTATATTGGTAAAAACTGTCCTAAGTGTAGTAAACCTCTTGTAAAAAGGCATAATGGTGAAGATAATAGTTTATTTATAGGGTGCAGTGGTTTTCCTAAATGTAGACACACAGAACCATTTGAAGAAAAATAG
- a CDS encoding transposase — translation MNTPIVYAKLSLNKYSSRYSKQLYSQPALLTILVLKIYLKLTYRQISEYLEFSDRLRSYLSIKNALDPSTLQKFFKRMPTNMFEKITTLILNNLEIKVKYVALDGTGFTSDNADKLLRKNTQ, via the coding sequence TTGAATACACCTATAGTTTATGCTAAATTATCTTTAAATAAGTATTCCAGTCGTTATTCGAAGCAATTATATTCTCAACCTGCACTTTTGACTATTTTGGTGTTAAAAATTTATTTAAAATTAACTTATCGTCAAATAAGTGAATATTTGGAGTTTTCAGATAGATTAAGGAGTTATTTAAGTATTAAAAATGCTCTGGATCCATCAACATTGCAGAAATTCTTTAAAAGAATGCCTACAAACATGTTTGAAAAAATAACAACATTAATACTTAATAATTTGGAAATTAAAGTTAAATATGTGGCTCTTGATGGTACTGGATTCACTAGCGACAATGCAGACAAATTATTACGCAAAAATACGCAATAA